The following proteins are encoded in a genomic region of Comamonas resistens:
- a CDS encoding LysR substrate-binding domain-containing protein, with protein sequence MRMHSPSLSELHAFAAAARLGSYSLAAQELYVTQGGVSRAIARLEEHLGFALFERLGRRNALTPAGQDYLQAVEPAVMAIEAASAAARRRRHGPQLRLSVIPTLFSHWLIPRLPDFNRRHPQIMLSFAPYRRDDPLNAPEIDAWIRVGGQQWPAGMEAEYVIGRDLIPICHPRELQGPAPIRTEQDLLGRPLLFHTNYPGNWASWMQARGLSQPCPAPIADFETVALLVQAVAAGMGVAVVQRCLVEEDLAAGRVALALDAPVNIERGYFLCRPANRTATEALDQFRSWIREQAAPKAISL encoded by the coding sequence ATGCGCATGCACTCCCCCTCCCTGTCCGAACTTCACGCCTTTGCCGCCGCGGCCCGCCTGGGCAGCTACTCGCTCGCCGCACAGGAGCTGTATGTGACGCAGGGCGGCGTCAGCCGGGCCATTGCTCGGCTTGAGGAGCATCTGGGCTTTGCCTTGTTCGAACGCCTGGGCAGACGCAACGCGCTCACCCCGGCAGGGCAGGACTATCTGCAGGCGGTAGAGCCCGCCGTCATGGCGATAGAAGCCGCATCGGCCGCCGCACGCCGGCGCCGTCACGGGCCGCAGTTGCGCCTGTCGGTCATTCCCACGCTGTTCAGCCACTGGCTGATTCCACGCCTGCCCGACTTCAACCGCCGCCATCCGCAAATCATGCTCTCCTTTGCGCCCTACCGGCGCGACGATCCGCTCAACGCTCCCGAGATCGATGCCTGGATTCGCGTCGGCGGCCAGCAATGGCCGGCGGGCATGGAAGCCGAATATGTGATTGGCCGCGACCTGATACCCATCTGCCACCCGCGCGAGCTGCAGGGGCCTGCCCCTATTCGCACCGAGCAGGATTTGCTGGGCCGCCCGCTGCTGTTCCACACCAACTACCCAGGCAACTGGGCCAGCTGGATGCAGGCCCGGGGTCTGAGCCAGCCCTGTCCCGCCCCGATTGCAGACTTTGAAACCGTGGCCTTGCTGGTGCAGGCCGTGGCCGCCGGCATGGGCGTGGCCGTGGTACAGCGCTGTCTGGTCGAGGAAGACCTGGCTGCAGGCCGCGTGGCCCTGGCTCTGGATGCACCGGTCAATATCGAACGCGGCTACTTTCTGTGCCGCCCGGCCAACCGCACAGCGACGGAGGCTCTCGATCAATTCAGAAGCTGGATACGGGAGCAGGCCGCACCCAAGGCAATTTCACTCTGA
- a CDS encoding tripartite tricarboxylate transporter substrate binding protein BugE, with protein sequence MAIRRTVLSSIAACAAAAALSPAFAANAAADYPNRPIRLVVPFGAGGSTDMVARLLAEKMSTVLGKSVVVDNKGGAGGSIGASEVAKAAADGYTIGMATVSTHGSNPAIFRKLPYDAIKDFAPITNVMAVPSVFVVNASVPAKTMKEFIALAKANPGKYSFASPGTGSLGHANIENFMNLAGIDLLHIPYKGAGQAITDALGGQVNAMTDNLPSTLPHIKDGKLRPLAVLAFKRADVLPDVPTYTELGFPQMGDGGWFGLVAPAGTPRPIIDKLNAAAHKAMAMPDYLEKQKSISGESMGNTPEQFAKQIKTAIDRYTAVAKRANIKLD encoded by the coding sequence ATGGCTATTCGTCGTACCGTTCTGTCGTCCATTGCTGCTTGCGCAGCTGCAGCAGCGCTGTCCCCCGCGTTTGCTGCCAATGCCGCAGCCGATTACCCCAATCGTCCCATCCGCCTGGTCGTGCCCTTCGGTGCCGGTGGCTCCACCGACATGGTCGCGCGCCTGCTGGCCGAGAAGATGAGCACGGTGCTGGGCAAGTCCGTAGTGGTGGACAACAAGGGTGGCGCAGGAGGCTCCATCGGCGCCTCCGAAGTGGCCAAGGCCGCCGCCGACGGCTACACCATCGGCATGGCCACGGTGTCTACCCATGGCTCCAACCCCGCCATCTTCCGCAAGCTGCCTTACGACGCGATCAAGGACTTCGCTCCCATCACCAATGTGATGGCCGTGCCCAGCGTGTTTGTGGTCAACGCCAGCGTACCCGCCAAGACCATGAAGGAATTCATTGCCCTGGCCAAGGCCAACCCCGGCAAGTACAGCTTTGCCTCGCCGGGCACGGGATCGCTGGGTCATGCCAATATCGAGAACTTCATGAATCTGGCCGGTATCGACCTGCTGCACATCCCTTACAAGGGAGCAGGCCAGGCCATCACCGATGCGCTGGGCGGCCAGGTCAATGCCATGACGGACAACCTGCCCTCGACCCTGCCGCATATCAAGGATGGCAAGCTGCGCCCTCTGGCCGTGCTGGCCTTCAAGCGCGCCGATGTGCTGCCCGATGTGCCTACCTATACCGAGCTGGGCTTCCCCCAGATGGGTGATGGCGGCTGGTTCGGGCTGGTGGCGCCTGCCGGCACACCCAGGCCCATCATCGACAAGCTCAATGCCGCTGCCCACAAGGCCATGGCCATGCCTGACTATCTGGAAAAGCAGAAGTCCATCTCGGGCGAATCCATGGGCAATACGCCCGAGCAGTTTGCAAAGCAGATCAAGACCGCCATCGACCGCTACACCGCTGTGGCCAAGCGCGCCAATATCAAGCTGGACTGA
- a CDS encoding N-formylglutamate amidohydrolase produces MSLPDFLQALPDQPVLVHLPQGRVLPIVCDSPHSGTAYPEDFGAVVPMSLLRRGEDTHVAALWDRWPEFGASLLEATFPRTYIDPNRNESDLDPAQIEGEWPVPLAPSVKTQQGLGLIWQRISKAGVATPLYERKRTVAEVQHRIANYWRPYHVALAQAIDDSVSRFGRVWHLNLHSMPNDVYQRLGRTDAPPLADFVLGDRDGTTCAPEFIHLIGDTLQGFGYSVAYNEPYKGVELIGRIGQPQLGRHSLQIEIRRPVYMDEDTRETNAGFEPLRAHFAQLMQVVADYVEQQMATN; encoded by the coding sequence ATGTCTTTGCCTGACTTTCTGCAAGCCCTGCCCGACCAGCCGGTGCTAGTGCATCTGCCCCAAGGCCGGGTGCTGCCCATAGTCTGCGATTCGCCACATAGCGGCACGGCCTATCCCGAGGACTTCGGTGCGGTCGTGCCCATGAGCCTGCTGCGCCGTGGCGAGGACACGCATGTGGCGGCGCTCTGGGACCGCTGGCCCGAGTTTGGTGCAAGCCTGCTCGAGGCCACATTCCCGCGCACCTATATCGACCCCAATCGCAACGAGTCCGATCTGGACCCGGCGCAGATCGAGGGCGAGTGGCCCGTGCCGCTGGCGCCCAGTGTCAAGACCCAGCAAGGGCTGGGCCTGATCTGGCAGCGCATCAGCAAGGCCGGTGTGGCGACGCCGCTGTATGAGCGCAAACGTACGGTGGCGGAGGTGCAGCATCGTATTGCCAATTACTGGCGTCCCTACCATGTGGCGTTGGCGCAGGCGATCGATGACAGCGTGAGCCGTTTTGGCCGCGTCTGGCATCTGAATCTGCATTCCATGCCCAACGATGTGTATCAGCGCCTGGGGCGTACCGATGCGCCGCCGCTGGCCGACTTTGTGCTCGGAGACCGCGATGGCACAACCTGTGCGCCGGAGTTCATACACCTGATCGGCGACACGCTCCAAGGCTTTGGCTATAGCGTGGCTTATAACGAGCCTTACAAGGGGGTGGAGCTGATTGGTCGTATCGGTCAGCCGCAGCTGGGCCGTCATTCGCTGCAGATCGAGATTCGTCGCCCTGTCTATATGGATGAGGATACGCGCGAGACCAATGCCGGCTTTGAGCCGCTGCGCGCCCACTTTGCCCAGCTCATGCAGGTGGTGGCCGATTATGTTGAGCAACAAATGGCTACAAACTGA
- a CDS encoding SEL1-like repeat protein codes for MKFTPIAVLVMSSLAAFAQSASAQAGAEGRMNFLRDARASTSGPQFEFSRLQYGPLPISGSRVASPAGPLQAAERGDAKAQNQLGEMYMHGQGVPQNAATAVQWFRKAAAQNHVGAQNSLGALYASGQGVPQNYREAAQWYARAAQQGNAVAQYNLSHLYQEGLGVPQSFGTAAQWLEKAAAQGHVTAQFELGQRYLKGNGVAVNYMTAADWFKKAADQGHAEAQNQLGSMLSDGVGVKLDPVQAAQWLQRAAEQGDARAQNSLGRMYMDGVGVSRNYQTAAGWFQKSAEQWNADGQNNLGRLYLYGLGVEQSPAYAAQWFQRAADQNHADAQYNLGTVYAEGLGTPQNYGTALQWYQKAAEQGHAAAINNVGTLYAEGRGVPQNYATAMQWFRRAADKGDASAQFNLARLYADGQGGAASPAQALKWYLAAAEQGHSGAQNRLGVMYAEGQGTARDYGKAVQWYQRSAEQGDAAAQFNLGMVYAQGQGVPRDNAKAYFWYNLAAMELGGDAAKRRDETAQKLSIAQVAEQQNKALAWQPKR; via the coding sequence ATGAAGTTCACTCCCATCGCAGTGCTGGTCATGTCGAGTCTGGCGGCTTTTGCCCAGAGCGCATCCGCGCAAGCCGGAGCAGAAGGCCGTATGAATTTCCTGCGCGATGCCCGCGCCAGTACCTCCGGTCCGCAGTTCGAATTCAGCCGCCTCCAGTACGGGCCTTTGCCGATTTCTGGCTCCCGTGTGGCATCCCCTGCCGGGCCTTTGCAGGCCGCCGAGCGGGGTGACGCCAAGGCCCAGAATCAACTGGGCGAGATGTATATGCATGGTCAGGGCGTGCCGCAGAATGCCGCCACGGCTGTGCAATGGTTCCGCAAGGCCGCCGCGCAAAACCATGTGGGTGCGCAAAACAGCCTGGGCGCCCTGTATGCCAGCGGTCAGGGTGTGCCACAGAATTACCGCGAAGCGGCCCAGTGGTACGCGCGTGCTGCCCAGCAGGGCAATGCCGTGGCGCAGTACAACCTGTCTCACCTCTATCAGGAAGGTCTGGGCGTTCCCCAGAGCTTTGGCACGGCTGCCCAGTGGCTGGAAAAAGCCGCGGCGCAAGGTCATGTGACGGCGCAGTTCGAGCTGGGTCAGCGTTACCTCAAGGGTAATGGCGTGGCCGTCAACTACATGACGGCGGCAGACTGGTTCAAGAAGGCCGCCGACCAAGGCCATGCCGAGGCACAGAATCAGCTGGGCTCCATGTTGTCCGATGGCGTGGGCGTGAAGCTCGATCCCGTGCAGGCCGCCCAGTGGCTGCAGCGTGCTGCGGAACAAGGCGATGCCCGCGCCCAGAACAGCCTGGGTCGCATGTATATGGATGGCGTGGGGGTCTCGCGCAACTACCAGACTGCGGCGGGATGGTTCCAAAAGAGTGCCGAACAGTGGAATGCCGATGGCCAGAACAATCTGGGTCGCCTGTATCTTTACGGCCTGGGTGTGGAGCAAAGCCCGGCCTATGCCGCGCAATGGTTCCAGCGCGCCGCCGACCAGAACCATGCCGATGCCCAGTACAACCTGGGTACGGTTTATGCCGAAGGCCTGGGTACGCCCCAGAACTACGGCACGGCCCTGCAGTGGTATCAGAAGGCGGCCGAGCAAGGCCATGCCGCTGCCATCAATAACGTGGGCACGCTCTACGCCGAAGGCCGAGGCGTGCCGCAAAACTATGCGACGGCCATGCAATGGTTCCGCCGTGCGGCCGACAAGGGCGATGCCTCGGCCCAGTTCAATCTGGCGCGTCTGTATGCCGACGGTCAGGGCGGTGCGGCCAGCCCGGCTCAGGCTCTCAAGTGGTATCTGGCTGCGGCCGAGCAAGGCCACTCCGGTGCGCAGAACCGCCTGGGCGTGATGTATGCCGAAGGCCAGGGCACGGCGCGCGACTACGGCAAGGCCGTGCAGTGGTACCAGCGCTCCGCCGAGCAAGGCGATGCCGCAGCCCAGTTCAATCTGGGCATGGTCTATGCGCAGGGCCAGGGCGTGCCGCGTGACAATGCCAAGGCCTATTTCTGGTACAACCTGGCCGCCATGGAGCTGGGTGGCGACGCGGCCAAGCGCCGCGACGAGACCGCGCAAAAGCTCTCGATCGCCCAGGTGGCCGAACAGCAGAACAAGGCTTTGGCCTGGCAGCCCAAGCGCTGA